The following coding sequences are from one Diabrotica virgifera virgifera chromosome 2, PGI_DIABVI_V3a window:
- the LOC126880040 gene encoding uncharacterized protein LOC126880040 — MNNSTLEINASPKLTTQKKINNHLEDKKNLMGAINNDISLKDLLEAGPSHVPSPVCEKSLEEIRPLAKAGERTSKTGGRKRRTTAMLTDTPIKDELELEKQQRKKKKTKQSKAGLKNVKRDICSKKTKAKEIDSSSEEDECFYLICLELFSNSVSKEKWVQCTKCKEWAHEACTAGDILFLCAITVCPMRISDCIFLQIYFN, encoded by the coding sequence ATGAATAATAGCACATTAGAAATTAATGCATCCCCCAAATTAActactcaaaaaaaaataaacaatcaTCTTGAAGATAAGAAGAATTTGATGGGTGCTATAAATAATGACATCTCTTTGAAAGATCTGTTAGAAGCCGGACCGTCACATGTTCCTTCTCCCGTTTGTGAGAAATCTTTGGAAGAAATCAGACCGTTAGCAAAAGCAGGAGAGAGAACAAGTAAAACAGGAGGCAGAAAACGTAGAACCACAGCAATGTTAACGGATACACCAATAAAAGATGAGCTTGAGTTAGAGAAGCAgcagagaaaaaagaagaagacaaagCAAAGTAAAGCAGGTTTAAAGAATGTAAAAAGAGACATATGTTCTAAAAAAACGAAAGCTAAAGAGATAGATTCATCTTCAGAAGAGGACGAATGCTTCTATCTAATATGTCTCGAATTATTCTCTAATAGTGTTAGTAAGGAGAAATGGGTACAGTGCACTAAATGTAAAGAATGGGCTCATGAAGCTTGCACAGCTGGAGATATCCTTTTTTTGTGTGCGATAACTGTTTGTCCGATGCGGATTAGTGAttgtatatttttacaaatatattttaattga